One Persicobacter psychrovividus DNA window includes the following coding sequences:
- the serA gene encoding phosphoglycerate dehydrogenase: protein METEHNFIIDFDSTFIKVESLDYMAEKAFAREDESEAAHLSQQFRAITDQGMSAEITFEESINKRLNFLKGDRKLVAETVEELKGLVTESFRANRKFLEDHADKIFIVSNGFIDLIAPVVAEYGIPESNIYANRFIYGPEDRIIGMNKENPLSKNQGKVKVTKALSLEGFVYVIGDGYTDYEIKEAGLATKFYAFTGNVSREKVTAVADHIAPSLDEVLFDLGIEGAVSYPKSRIKILLLENVHKSAEERLRDEGFDVETYAAAMDEDMLIERIKGVSIVGLRSKTQLTRRVIEAADRLVAVGAFCIGTNQIDLPACTEKGIAVFNAPYSNTRSVVELALGQIIMLMRNVFDASMSMHSGKWSKTAEGCFEIRGKKLGIIGYGNIGAQLSILAEAAGMDVYYYDLEEKLPLGNVTKCETLEELLRLSDVVSLHVDGRPDNKNVFGEKQFSIMKDGVVFLNLSRGHVVDVNALKKYIDNGKILGAAVDVFPTEPRSNKDPFESILIGCRNTILTSHIGGSTLEAQQNIAAFVPSKLINYINAGETLNSVNFPEIKLSKIDGAHRLMHIHRNVPGILANINQVFAKHKCNILGQSLKTNESIGYLITAIDKQYDAEVVEDLKNIPDTISFRVLY, encoded by the coding sequence ATGGAAACAGAACACAATTTTATCATCGACTTCGATAGCACCTTTATAAAAGTTGAATCTTTGGACTATATGGCCGAGAAGGCCTTTGCTCGTGAAGATGAATCTGAAGCAGCGCATTTAAGTCAGCAATTCAGGGCCATCACTGATCAGGGAATGAGCGCCGAGATCACCTTTGAAGAATCCATCAACAAACGCCTTAATTTCCTTAAAGGTGACCGCAAATTAGTGGCTGAAACGGTCGAAGAACTTAAAGGACTGGTAACGGAATCCTTTCGCGCCAACCGCAAATTTCTCGAAGACCATGCCGATAAAATATTCATCGTTTCCAATGGCTTTATTGACCTGATTGCCCCAGTGGTGGCAGAGTACGGCATTCCTGAATCCAATATTTACGCCAACCGTTTCATCTACGGCCCTGAGGATCGTATTATTGGGATGAACAAGGAAAATCCTTTGAGTAAAAATCAAGGAAAAGTAAAGGTTACCAAAGCCTTGAGCCTTGAGGGATTTGTTTATGTGATTGGTGACGGATATACGGATTATGAAATTAAAGAAGCGGGCTTGGCGACCAAGTTTTATGCCTTTACGGGGAATGTTAGCCGTGAGAAGGTAACCGCTGTCGCAGATCACATCGCCCCATCGTTGGATGAGGTGCTGTTTGATTTAGGTATTGAAGGCGCTGTTTCCTATCCAAAATCGCGTATTAAAATTTTACTGCTTGAAAACGTTCATAAATCTGCGGAAGAACGCCTGCGTGATGAAGGTTTCGATGTAGAAACCTATGCCGCAGCGATGGATGAGGACATGCTGATTGAGCGCATTAAAGGGGTGTCGATTGTCGGTTTACGATCGAAAACACAACTTACCCGCCGTGTCATTGAAGCGGCAGACCGCCTGGTAGCAGTGGGTGCTTTTTGTATTGGAACCAATCAGATCGATTTGCCTGCCTGTACTGAAAAGGGTATTGCAGTCTTCAACGCACCATATTCAAATACACGCTCGGTAGTGGAGTTGGCTTTGGGGCAGATCATCATGCTGATGAGAAATGTGTTCGACGCTTCGATGAGCATGCACTCTGGAAAATGGAGCAAAACTGCTGAGGGCTGTTTTGAAATCCGTGGAAAAAAACTCGGCATTATTGGTTACGGAAATATTGGTGCACAGCTGAGCATTTTGGCGGAAGCAGCGGGTATGGATGTTTATTATTATGACCTGGAAGAAAAATTGCCTTTGGGTAATGTAACCAAGTGCGAAACGCTTGAAGAGTTGCTGCGCCTTTCTGATGTGGTCAGCCTGCACGTAGATGGGCGTCCAGACAATAAGAATGTCTTCGGCGAAAAGCAATTCAGCATCATGAAAGATGGCGTGGTATTCCTAAACCTGAGCCGTGGCCATGTTGTGGATGTTAATGCCCTGAAAAAGTACATTGACAACGGAAAAATCCTCGGCGCCGCTGTGGATGTATTCCCGACCGAACCACGCAGCAATAAAGACCCCTTCGAGTCGATCCTTATAGGTTGCCGAAACACCATCCTGACTTCGCATATTGGTGGGTCGACATTGGAAGCTCAGCAAAATATTGCCGCTTTCGTTCCTTCAAAACTCATTAATTATATCAATGCTGGAGAGACGCTTAACAGTGTCAACTTCCCAGAAATTAAGCTGTCGAAAATTGATGGCGCCCACCGCCTGATGCATATTCACCGCAATGTGCCAGGAATCTTGGCCAACATCAACCAGGTATTCGCCAAACATAAGTGTAACATCCTGGGGCAAAGCCTTAAAACCAACGAGTCAATCGGTTACCTGATCACGGCGATTGATAAACAATATGATGCGGAAGTCGTAGAGGATTTAAAAAACATCCCCGATACGATCAGCTTCAGAGTTTTATATTAA
- the gmd gene encoding GDP-mannose 4,6-dehydratase has product MKKALITGITGQDGAYLAELLLEKGYEVHGIKRRSSLFNTNRIDHLYQDLHQKNVRLKLHYGDLTDSMNLTRIIQEVQPDEIYNLGAMSHVKVSFDTPEYTANADGTGTLRILEAIRLLGLEKKTRFYQASTSELYGMVQEIPQRETTPFYPRSPYAVAKLYGYWITVNYREAYGMYACNGILFNHESPLRGETFVTRKITRGACKIALGLEDTIFLGNLDAKRDWGHAKDYVRAMWLMLQQDEAEDFVVATGKTTTVREFIQKTFAELKIEIAFEGEGINEVGKVVQCNGEYQLEKGATVVQVDPKYFRPTEVELLIGDPSKAIDKLGWTLEYDLDGLVKDMVSNDLEVFKRDQFLENGGHKVYRQYE; this is encoded by the coding sequence ATGAAAAAAGCACTGATCACGGGCATCACGGGCCAAGATGGCGCCTACCTCGCCGAATTATTGCTCGAAAAAGGATATGAAGTTCACGGGATTAAGAGAAGAAGTTCTCTGTTCAATACCAACAGGATCGATCACCTCTATCAGGATTTACACCAAAAAAATGTCCGCCTGAAATTGCATTATGGCGATTTGACAGACTCGATGAACCTCACAAGAATCATTCAGGAAGTTCAGCCCGATGAAATTTATAACCTCGGCGCCATGTCCCATGTGAAGGTCTCCTTCGACACCCCAGAATATACCGCCAATGCAGACGGAACAGGCACCTTGCGAATTCTCGAAGCCATCAGGCTGTTAGGGCTGGAAAAAAAGACCCGTTTCTATCAGGCCTCCACGTCGGAGCTCTACGGAATGGTGCAGGAAATCCCACAACGAGAAACCACGCCCTTTTATCCCCGCTCCCCTTACGCAGTGGCCAAACTGTATGGCTACTGGATTACCGTTAATTATCGCGAGGCGTACGGAATGTATGCTTGCAACGGCATCCTGTTCAATCATGAATCTCCTTTGAGAGGCGAAACCTTCGTTACCCGTAAAATTACTCGCGGAGCCTGCAAAATTGCCCTCGGCTTAGAAGACACCATCTTTTTGGGTAACCTTGACGCCAAACGGGACTGGGGACATGCCAAAGACTACGTTAGGGCAATGTGGCTGATGCTTCAGCAGGATGAAGCCGAAGATTTTGTTGTTGCCACGGGGAAAACCACCACGGTCAGGGAGTTTATTCAAAAGACGTTTGCTGAACTGAAGATCGAAATTGCTTTTGAAGGGGAAGGTATTAACGAGGTTGGAAAAGTAGTCCAATGTAATGGAGAATATCAGCTCGAAAAGGGAGCGACAGTGGTTCAGGTCGATCCAAAATATTTCAGACCCACAGAAGTGGAACTACTGATCGGAGACCCTTCTAAAGCAATTGACAAGCTGGGTTGGACACTTGAGTATGATTTGGATGGCCTTGTCAAGGATATGGTCAGCAACGACCTTGAGGTGTTCAAACGAGATCAGTTCCTCGAAAATGGCGGCCACAAGGTGTACCGACAATATGAGTAA
- a CDS encoding universal stress protein encodes MYYKLKRILAPIDFSAQDEQIITFLSAIARMVDVEEIFFLHVIPQDHWTKEPGYSTGQSIEELLESKFATGVAEHFKDHPTQIHFRIKHGSKAETIVTYAKNKMIDLIAIGKKRFRPDPSPKPVPEEALKYSHPIEFLTSSPIVEKESSGYLVRKVANMSPCSMLIIPENLPATISHVIVPVDFNDASKVAMEKAYEISFQSANNPKIDCLHVFSAPINGFHTGMNYKDWIDSIAEGRRRAFEDFFKKTRIPERSAVNCKFIHDPEGDSAKVIARYAQQIKASAICIGTEGRSFLASLILGDVAERLLAYELRQPLFIIKDRTKNIGFFDALFKL; translated from the coding sequence ATGTACTATAAACTAAAAAGAATACTTGCCCCTATTGACTTTTCCGCACAGGACGAGCAAATTATCACCTTCCTTTCTGCCATTGCCCGTATGGTTGACGTCGAGGAAATATTTTTCCTGCACGTCATTCCACAAGATCATTGGACTAAAGAGCCTGGCTATAGCACTGGCCAAAGCATTGAAGAACTCCTTGAAAGTAAATTCGCAACAGGTGTTGCCGAACACTTCAAAGATCACCCTACGCAAATACACTTTAGAATAAAACATGGAAGCAAAGCGGAAACCATTGTTACTTATGCTAAAAATAAAATGATCGACCTGATCGCCATTGGAAAAAAACGCTTCCGACCTGACCCCTCCCCTAAACCCGTTCCTGAGGAAGCACTGAAATACAGCCATCCAATAGAATTCTTGACCTCCTCGCCCATTGTCGAAAAAGAAAGCAGTGGCTATCTTGTGCGTAAAGTCGCCAACATGTCCCCCTGTTCCATGCTCATTATTCCCGAAAACCTACCTGCGACTATTTCTCACGTGATTGTGCCCGTGGATTTTAATGATGCCTCAAAAGTGGCCATGGAGAAAGCCTATGAGATTTCATTTCAGTCTGCTAACAACCCAAAGATTGACTGCCTGCACGTTTTCAGTGCTCCTATCAATGGTTTTCATACAGGAATGAACTATAAAGACTGGATAGATTCTATTGCCGAGGGACGGCGTCGAGCATTTGAGGATTTTTTCAAAAAGACAAGAATCCCTGAAAGGTCGGCCGTGAATTGCAAGTTTATTCACGACCCTGAGGGGGACTCGGCAAAAGTGATTGCTCGCTATGCGCAACAAATCAAAGCTTCTGCTATTTGCATAGGAACGGAAGGCCGCTCCTTTTTGGCAAGCCTGATTCTCGGCGATGTCGCCGAACGATTATTGGCCTACGAACTCCGCCAGCCATTATTTATTATTAAAGACCGAACAAAAAATATCGGTTTCTTCGATGCACTCTTCAAACTGTAA
- a CDS encoding M3 family metallopeptidase, whose amino-acid sequence MTNNPLLVAHFEHPLEAIPFDQIKEEHFLPALEEAIRQGKADIEMIKTQKETPSFENTIVALDQAGKLVGRVSSIFFNLNSAETNEEIQKIAQEFAPKLTVYSNEISMDEALFEKVKQVHDHTDKSSLTAEQQTLLEKTYKSFVRNGALLSKEDKSRLTVINTELSKASLEFGENVLAETNKYVKFIDNKEALTGLPEFALEAAAEEAKQKGKEGQYALTLQYPSYIPLMTYADNRELREELFMASGQKAFKGDELDNQEIIKKIVRLRHEKAQILGYATHADLTLEERMAGTPQTVTAFLQDLMEKAKPVAEEQVAEVRAFAQKNGLEGDLQRWDWAYYAEKLKKEKFAIDDEVLKPYFSLEKVVNGVFETAKRLYGITFSERKDIPVYHEEVTAYEVKNLDGSYVGLFYADFFPRQGKRNGAWMTSYRDQSNVNSQQQRPHISIVCNFTKPTATKPSLLTFNEVTTLFHEFGHALHGLLANTTYSTLSGTSVYWDFVELPSQVMENWAYEKECLDLFAQHYETGENIPMELIQKIKDSANFLEGYQTMRQISFGLLDMAWHGTVPNEDTKVADFEGTAMAATELFPKVEGTCMSTAFSHIFQGGYSAGYYSYKWAEILDADAFEAFKEKGLFDTETAQAFKEHVLSKGGSEHPMILYKRFRGHEPKTDALLKRAGLAKA is encoded by the coding sequence ATGACAAATAACCCACTTTTAGTAGCGCATTTCGAGCACCCTTTAGAAGCGATCCCATTTGATCAGATTAAAGAGGAACATTTCTTGCCTGCGCTTGAGGAGGCCATCCGTCAGGGAAAGGCCGACATCGAGATGATCAAAACGCAAAAAGAAACGCCTTCCTTTGAGAACACCATCGTAGCACTGGATCAGGCAGGGAAATTGGTAGGCCGAGTCTCATCGATCTTTTTCAATCTGAATTCCGCAGAAACCAATGAGGAAATTCAAAAGATAGCACAGGAGTTTGCTCCCAAGCTGACCGTTTACAGCAATGAGATTTCCATGGACGAAGCCTTATTTGAAAAAGTAAAGCAGGTGCATGACCATACCGATAAATCATCGCTTACTGCTGAACAGCAAACCTTATTAGAGAAAACATATAAAAGCTTTGTCCGAAATGGTGCCCTCTTGTCCAAAGAGGACAAATCACGCTTAACGGTCATCAATACGGAGCTTTCTAAGGCTTCCCTGGAATTTGGAGAAAATGTATTGGCTGAAACCAATAAATATGTCAAATTCATTGACAACAAAGAAGCCTTGACTGGACTCCCAGAATTCGCCTTGGAAGCTGCTGCGGAAGAGGCCAAACAAAAGGGCAAGGAAGGCCAATATGCACTCACCCTGCAATACCCTTCTTACATTCCTTTGATGACCTATGCCGACAATAGAGAATTGCGAGAAGAGCTCTTTATGGCTTCAGGTCAAAAAGCATTCAAGGGTGATGAACTCGACAATCAGGAAATCATCAAAAAGATTGTGCGCCTTCGCCACGAGAAAGCACAGATTTTGGGCTATGCCACCCATGCTGACCTGACCCTCGAAGAAAGAATGGCGGGCACACCGCAAACAGTAACCGCTTTCTTACAGGATTTAATGGAAAAGGCCAAACCTGTTGCGGAAGAGCAGGTCGCTGAGGTGCGTGCCTTTGCGCAGAAAAATGGATTGGAAGGCGACCTTCAGCGGTGGGATTGGGCGTATTACGCCGAGAAATTGAAAAAGGAAAAATTCGCCATTGATGATGAGGTATTGAAGCCTTATTTCTCTTTGGAGAAGGTAGTCAATGGCGTTTTTGAAACGGCCAAACGCTTGTATGGCATCACTTTCAGCGAACGAAAAGACATCCCCGTGTATCATGAAGAGGTTACCGCTTATGAGGTGAAAAATCTCGACGGCAGCTATGTCGGTTTGTTCTATGCGGACTTTTTCCCACGACAAGGAAAACGAAATGGTGCTTGGATGACCTCTTACCGAGATCAATCGAATGTAAATAGTCAGCAGCAACGTCCACATATCTCGATTGTCTGTAACTTCACCAAACCAACGGCCACCAAGCCAAGCCTGCTGACGTTCAACGAGGTCACCACCCTCTTTCATGAGTTTGGCCATGCGCTACACGGCTTACTGGCCAACACGACCTACAGCACCCTTTCTGGCACGAGTGTTTACTGGGACTTTGTGGAGCTTCCGAGTCAGGTGATGGAAAACTGGGCTTATGAGAAAGAATGTCTGGACTTGTTTGCTCAGCATTATGAAACGGGGGAGAATATCCCTATGGAATTAATTCAGAAAATTAAAGATTCGGCCAACTTCCTTGAGGGATATCAGACCATGCGACAGATCAGCTTCGGGCTCCTCGATATGGCCTGGCACGGTACTGTTCCCAATGAGGACACGAAGGTGGCTGATTTTGAAGGAACGGCCATGGCTGCTACGGAATTATTCCCAAAGGTCGAAGGCACCTGCATGAGTACCGCCTTCAGCCACATTTTCCAGGGAGGATATTCGGCAGGTTACTATTCGTATAAATGGGCAGAAATTCTGGATGCTGATGCATTTGAAGCCTTCAAAGAAAAAGGGCTTTTCGATACTGAAACTGCTCAGGCGTTCAAAGAGCATGTGCTTTCTAAAGGTGGCAGCGAACACCCGATGATCCTGTACAAAAGGTTCCGAGGACATGAACCCAAGACTGATGCATTATTAAAACGGGCAGGATTAGCGAAAGCTTAG
- a CDS encoding PorP/SprF family type IX secretion system membrane protein: MRQKCTIIIILLSALCCQKLQAQDFLFSQFYNAPFYINPAFVGATPYHRVTMNNRVQWPQLPQAVQTHAVSWDYNVRKLNSGFGIMATSDRIGTANLATNQMNFMYSYMLRIQNKLIIRPGVSFVAGSRSLDMDKLIFVDGEGTYPIPPDIKNNLGTYNSFDVNTGVVVYTRNLWFSGAVYHLARPTLSFQESGISSIPIRYTFAVGGNFKIKENVFNSKLRSLAVSPSMIYERQGDFETLSAGIKYYHYPVTIGMWYRGVPIPFYPEAVSNNQALVMTMGLTYDIFEFGYSFDFGLGGTGSKSFGGAHEVSIKILIKRHPLKRNRDNYKSLPCPAFYKEELFY; encoded by the coding sequence ATGAGGCAAAAATGTACAATCATTATTATTTTGCTGAGTGCACTATGCTGCCAAAAACTTCAAGCGCAGGATTTTCTGTTTTCTCAGTTCTATAATGCCCCTTTTTATATAAACCCTGCCTTTGTTGGCGCGACTCCTTACCACAGGGTAACGATGAACAACCGTGTGCAGTGGCCGCAACTACCACAGGCGGTGCAAACCCATGCCGTTTCGTGGGATTATAATGTCAGGAAACTGAATAGTGGTTTCGGTATTATGGCTACTTCAGACCGTATCGGTACGGCTAACCTGGCCACCAACCAAATGAATTTTATGTACTCCTATATGTTGCGGATTCAGAATAAGCTGATTATCCGCCCAGGTGTCTCGTTTGTTGCGGGTTCCCGAAGTTTGGACATGGATAAGCTGATATTTGTGGATGGGGAAGGTACTTATCCTATTCCTCCCGACATTAAGAATAACCTTGGTACCTACAACAGCTTCGATGTGAATACTGGCGTAGTGGTTTACACTCGGAATTTGTGGTTCTCAGGTGCCGTTTATCATTTGGCGCGTCCCACTTTATCTTTTCAGGAGTCGGGAATCAGTTCCATACCTATCCGTTACACTTTTGCCGTAGGAGGGAATTTCAAGATTAAGGAAAACGTTTTCAACTCCAAGCTTCGGAGCCTGGCAGTGTCACCAAGTATGATTTATGAGCGTCAGGGGGATTTTGAAACCCTTTCCGCAGGGATAAAATATTACCATTACCCAGTAACGATCGGGATGTGGTACCGTGGGGTGCCGATTCCTTTTTATCCTGAAGCAGTAAGTAATAATCAGGCACTTGTCATGACGATGGGCTTGACTTATGATATTTTTGAGTTCGGCTACAGTTTCGATTTCGGGCTCGGAGGTACGGGAAGTAAAAGTTTCGGTGGTGCCCATGAGGTATCCATCAAAATTTTGATCAAGCGACACCCACTGAAAAGAAACCGTGATAATTATAAATCACTGCCTTGTCCAGCATTCTATAAGGAAGAGCTGTTTTATTAA